A genomic window from Calditerricola satsumensis includes:
- a CDS encoding bifunctional metallophosphatase/5'-nucleotidase, protein MGRFVRIHILHTNDVHSHFEQMPRLAALIRRLRQELAAKGDAVFVLDGGDHVDRMHPVTEGTRGRANVDVLNAAGYDVVTVGNNEGLTLPHAWFERLYAGARFDVALANLRDAQTGARPPWAKPVVLREASGVRVAFLGVTAPYHTFYNLLGWRVEEPEDALAEQVRVWRERADVVVVLSHLGLGRDEELARSLPGVDLIVGAHTHHVLPRGHAVGDTLIVQCGRGGEQVGHVTLVYDRDARRVVAREARCLPVADEAPDAAVAEVIARRQREAEAVLSEPVAALSQPLPVSWERESPLANLLAAGLRRWVQADVALVNAGALLAPLEAGPVTRRQLLDACPHPINPCRLTLTGEALRAILEDSLRDERIRAPIRGFGFRGQVHGWMCVDGLTVEYDPTAPEGARIVRIIGDEGPLDPRREYRVATLDMFTFGPHFPLFRHGRDVRYCLPEFLRDVLREALHWPEAVTGCHRPRWVAVCRTT, encoded by the coding sequence ATGGGCCGATTCGTGCGGATTCACATTCTGCACACCAACGACGTGCACAGTCACTTCGAGCAGATGCCGCGCCTCGCCGCCCTCATTCGGCGCCTGCGGCAGGAGCTGGCGGCGAAGGGGGACGCGGTGTTCGTCTTGGACGGTGGCGACCATGTGGACCGCATGCATCCGGTGACGGAGGGGACGCGGGGGCGGGCCAACGTCGACGTGCTGAACGCGGCGGGTTACGATGTGGTCACCGTCGGCAACAACGAGGGGCTCACCTTGCCCCACGCGTGGTTTGAACGGTTGTACGCAGGTGCCCGGTTTGACGTGGCGCTGGCCAATCTGCGCGATGCGCAAACCGGGGCGCGTCCGCCGTGGGCCAAACCGGTGGTCCTTCGGGAAGCAAGCGGCGTTCGCGTGGCCTTTTTGGGCGTGACGGCGCCGTACCACACGTTTTACAACCTGCTCGGATGGCGCGTGGAAGAACCCGAAGACGCGCTGGCCGAGCAGGTTCGCGTGTGGCGGGAGCGCGCCGACGTGGTGGTGGTCCTGTCGCACCTGGGCTTGGGCCGGGATGAGGAACTGGCCCGGTCGCTGCCCGGCGTGGATCTGATCGTCGGCGCCCATACCCACCATGTGCTTCCCCGCGGGCATGCGGTAGGCGATACCCTGATTGTGCAGTGCGGCCGTGGCGGGGAGCAGGTCGGACATGTGACGCTGGTTTACGACCGGGATGCGCGCCGCGTGGTGGCGCGCGAGGCGCGCTGCCTTCCCGTGGCCGACGAGGCGCCGGATGCGGCGGTGGCGGAGGTGATCGCCCGCCGCCAGCGCGAGGCGGAGGCGGTGCTTTCTGAACCGGTGGCCGCGCTTTCCCAGCCGCTTCCGGTTTCCTGGGAACGGGAATCGCCGCTGGCCAACCTGCTGGCCGCCGGGCTTCGCCGCTGGGTGCAGGCCGACGTGGCCCTGGTCAACGCCGGTGCCCTGCTCGCTCCGCTGGAGGCCGGTCCCGTTACGCGGCGGCAGCTGCTCGATGCCTGCCCGCACCCCATCAACCCGTGCCGGCTCACCCTGACCGGCGAGGCGCTCCGGGCCATCCTGGAAGACAGCCTGCGGGATGAGCGGATCCGCGCGCCGATCCGCGGGTTTGGCTTTCGCGGCCAGGTGCACGGGTGGATGTGTGTCGACGGGCTGACCGTGGAATACGACCCGACCGCGCCGGAGGGGGCGCGCATCGTGCGCATCATCGGGGACGAGGGGCCCCTCGATCCGCGCCGCGAATACCGCGTGGCCACGTTGGACATGTTTACCTTTGGGCCGCATTTCCCGCTCTTTCGCCACGGACGCGATGTGCGCTACTGTTTGCCCGAGTTTTT